The following are encoded in a window of Roseivirga misakiensis genomic DNA:
- a CDS encoding glycosyltransferase family protein, protein MKKTKLVIASLLKPIDDTRMLDKFGLSIAETNTYDVNIIGFDSKNTRAVENITFHPLKSFTRLSFSRLLKPFKVFRIYIKVKPKVIIANTHELLIVTSLYKILFGGTFIYDIRENYAKNIRNTAVFPAPLKPFIAAWVRLKEWISKPFVDQYILAERVYLKQLPFLSKRSTIIENKYVPLVTSRIDDSKHQSDRISLVFTGTIADSNGVFEAIEVTKNLHRLNENIRLKIVGYCALKRDLVRLKEEIKDLDFISLNGGDHLVPHTEIVEAIHQADFGFVFKKANNGMNDEKLLTRLFEYTANKLPILLINNPNWISFCQSFNAAVTIDPYNFVPEELLNQLETTAFYTTGDVSESLWSTESPKLLAILAD, encoded by the coding sequence ATGAAAAAAACCAAATTAGTCATCGCATCCTTGTTGAAACCAATTGATGACACTCGTATGCTGGATAAATTTGGGCTTTCAATCGCTGAAACAAATACATATGATGTTAATATCATAGGCTTTGATTCAAAAAATACAAGAGCGGTCGAGAACATTACTTTTCACCCTTTAAAAAGCTTTACTAGATTAAGTTTTTCCCGTCTTTTAAAGCCTTTTAAAGTATTTAGAATTTACATTAAAGTAAAACCTAAAGTAATTATTGCTAACACACATGAATTACTGATAGTTACATCTTTATACAAAATTTTATTTGGTGGCACTTTTATCTATGATATCAGAGAAAACTATGCAAAGAACATCAGAAACACGGCGGTATTCCCTGCCCCACTAAAACCATTTATTGCGGCGTGGGTAAGGCTCAAAGAATGGATTTCTAAGCCTTTCGTAGATCAATATATTTTGGCAGAGCGAGTCTATTTAAAGCAACTACCCTTTCTTAGTAAACGATCGACAATTATTGAGAACAAATACGTACCGCTTGTTACTTCACGTATAGATGATTCCAAACATCAGTCTGATCGAATATCACTTGTCTTTACAGGAACCATAGCTGATTCAAACGGGGTATTTGAAGCGATTGAGGTTACCAAGAACCTACATCGATTAAACGAGAATATCCGACTCAAAATAGTTGGATATTGTGCTCTAAAACGTGATTTAGTGAGACTGAAGGAGGAAATTAAAGATCTAGACTTTATCTCTTTAAACGGTGGAGACCACCTTGTTCCACATACTGAAATCGTAGAGGCCATTCATCAGGCAGATTTCGGTTTTGTATTTAAAAAGGCCAATAACGGCATGAATGACGAAAAGCTTCTCACAAGACTATTCGAATACACGGCGAATAAGCTACCTATACTTCTCATCAATAATCCTAATTGGATTTCTTTCTGTCAAAGCTTTAACGCAGCAGTCACAATCGACCCCTACAATTTTGTTCCAGAAGAACTTCTTAACCAATTAGAAACTACAGCATTTTATACAACAGGGGATGTTTCAGAGAGTCTCTGGAGTACAGAATCCCCCAAGCTACTGGCTATCCTAGCTGATTAA
- a CDS encoding 2,3,4,5-tetrahydropyridine-2,6-dicarboxylate N-succinyltransferase, with translation MELRDIIERAWKDRSLLKDKEVILAIKTIIEDLDRGERRVAEPTADGWVVNEWIKKAVILYFPIRKMQTIEVGPFEFHDKMKLKKGYAQKGIRVVPHAIARYGAYVSSGVIMMPSYVNIGAYVDEGTMVDTWATVGSCAQIGKNVHLSGGVGIGGVLEPLQAAPVIVEDGAFIGSRCIVVEGVKIGKEAVLGANVTLTASSKVIDVTGDEPIEYKGYVPDRAVVIPGSYTKKFPAGEYNVPAALIIGKRKESTDKKTSLNDALRENDVAV, from the coding sequence ATGGAATTGAGGGATATCATTGAGCGGGCATGGAAAGATCGCAGCTTATTGAAAGATAAAGAAGTGATTTTAGCTATTAAAACCATCATCGAAGACCTAGATAGAGGAGAAAGAAGAGTAGCAGAGCCGACGGCTGATGGTTGGGTGGTGAATGAATGGATTAAAAAAGCGGTAATTCTTTATTTCCCGATTCGTAAAATGCAGACTATAGAAGTGGGTCCCTTTGAATTTCATGATAAAATGAAGTTGAAGAAAGGGTACGCTCAAAAAGGAATTAGAGTTGTGCCTCACGCGATCGCCAGGTATGGTGCTTATGTAAGTAGTGGTGTCATTATGATGCCTTCTTATGTCAATATAGGAGCTTATGTAGATGAAGGCACAATGGTGGATACTTGGGCTACTGTAGGGAGTTGTGCCCAAATAGGTAAAAATGTCCATTTAAGCGGTGGTGTAGGTATTGGCGGTGTTTTGGAGCCTTTGCAAGCCGCACCAGTCATTGTGGAAGATGGTGCGTTCATTGGTTCTCGCTGTATTGTAGTTGAGGGCGTGAAAATTGGTAAGGAAGCAGTTTTAGGCGCCAATGTTACCTTAACAGCAAGTTCTAAAGTCATTGATGTAACGGGTGATGAGCCGATAGAATACAAGGGTTATGTACCAGATCGTGCGGTAGTGATTCCAGGAAGCTACACCAAAAAGTTTCCGGCAGGAGAGTATAATGTACCTGCAGCGCTAATTATTGGAAAGAGAAAAGAAAGTACAGATAAGAAGACATCACTAAATGATGCGCTGCGTGAAAATGATGTAGCGGTATAA